The genome window ccccctgactccgctatccttaagagctctatcccgatctctcttgaatgcattcagagaattggtctccactgccttctgaggcagagaattccactgattcacaactctctgactgaaaaagtttttcctcatctccgttctaaatggccgaccccttattcttaaactgtggcccctggttctggactcccccaacattgggaacatgtttcctgcctctaacgtgtccaacctcttaataatcttatacgtttcgataagatctcctctcatccttctaaattccagtgtatacaagcctagtcgctccagtctttcaacatatgacagtcccgacagttcgcctgtgcctctgtgtgtgtgtgtgtgtgtgtgcgcgtatatgtgtgcgtatatgtgtgtgtgtgtgttcgcctgtgcctctgtgtgtgtgtgtgtgtgtgtgtgtgtgtgtgtgtgtgtgcgcgcgcacctgtgtgttagtgtgtgtgtctgtgcgtatatgtgcgtgtgttctcctgtgcctgtgtgtgtgtgttagtgtgtgtctgtgcgtataTGTGTTCgcctgtgcctctgtgtgtgtgtgtgtgcacctgtgtgttagtgtgtgcgcctgtgtgtgactgaaaaggtttttcctcatctcagttctaaatgtcccaccccttattcttaaactgtggcccctggttctggactcccccaactttgggaacatgtttcctgcctctaacgtgtccaacctcttaataatcttatacgtttcgataagatctcctctcatccttctaaattccagtgtatacaagcctagtcgctccagtctttcaacatatgacagtcccggcagTTCgcctgtgcctctgtgtgtgtgcgcacctgtgtgttagtgtgtgtgtctgtgtgcgtatatgtgtgtgtgttcgcctgtgcctctgtgtgtgtgtgtgtctgtgtgcgtatatgtgtgtgtgttcgcctgtgcctctgtgtgtgtgtgtgtgtgtgtgtgtgtgtgtgtgcacacctgtgtgttagtgtgtgtctgtgtgcgtatatgtgtgtgttcgcctgtgcctctgtgtgtgtgtgtgtgtgtgtgtgtgtgcgcgcgtatatgtgtgtgtgttcgcctgtgtctctctgtgtgtgtgtgcacctgtgtgttagtgtgtgtgtctgtgtgcgtatatgtgtgttgtgtgtgtgtttgcttgtgcctctgtgtgtgtgtgtgtgtgtgcacctgtgtgttagtgtgtgtgtctgtgtgcgtatatatgtgtgtgttcgcctgtgcctctgtgtgtgtgtgtgtgtgttctcctgtgtgttagtgtgtctgtgtgcgtatatgtgtgtgtgttcacctatgcctctgtgtgtgtgtgtgtgtgtgtgcacctgtgtgttagtgtgtgtctgcgtatatgtgtgtgtgtttgcttgtgcctctgtgtgtgtctgtgtgttactgtgtgtgtctgtgcgcgtatatgtgtgtgtgttctcctgtgcctctgtgtgtgtgtgtgtgtctgtgtgcgtatatgtgtgtgtgttcgcctgtgcctctgtgtgtgtgtgtctgtgtgcgtatatgtgtgtgtgtgttctcctGTGCTGTGTGTGCacctgtgtgttagtgtgtgtctgcgtatatgtgtgtgtgtgtgcacctatgtgttagtgtgtgtgtcagtgttctcctgtgcctgtgtgtgtgtgtgtgtgcgtatacgtGTGTGCTTTCgcctgtgcctctgtgtgtgtgtgtgtgtgcgtatatgtgtgtgtgttcgcctgtgtctctgtgtgtgtgtgtgcacctgtgtgttagtgtgtgtgtctgtgtgcgtatatgtgtgtgtgtgtgttcgcctgtgcctctgtgtgtgtgtgtgtgcacctgtgtgttagtgtgtgtatatgtgtgtgtgtgttcgcctgtgcctctgtgtgtgtgtctgtgcgtatatgtgtgtgtgtgttcgcctgtgtgtgtgtgtgttcgcctgtgtgttagtgtgtgtgtgtctgtgtgtgtatatgtgtgtgtgtgttcgcctgtgcctctgtgtgtgtgtgtgtgtgtgcacctgtgtgttagtgtgtgtgtctgtgcgtataTGTGTTCgcctgtgcctctgtgtgtgtgtgcacctgtgtgttagtgtgtgtgtgtctgtgtgcgtatatgtgtgtgtgtgtgtttgcttgtgcctctgtctgtgtgtgtgcgcacctgtgtgttagtgtgtgtgtgtctgtgcgtataTGTGTTCgcctgtgcctctgtgtgtgtgtgtgtgtgtgtgtgtgtgcacctgtgtgttagtgtgtgtgtgtctgtgcgtatatgtgtgtgtgtgtttgcttgtgcctctgtctgtgtgtgtgcgcctgtgtgtgtgtgtgtgtgtgcgtatatgtgtgtgttcgcctgtgcctctgtgtgtgtgtgtgtgtgtgcgtgcccaCCCAGGTTAACGCTGTGAATCTCTCCTGCCCCCAGTTACAGGGCCAGAAGGTCCAACAGCTACGTTTGTCGCAGACGCGGGGGCAGTACTACGGTGGCTCTCTGCCCAACGTTAACGCCATCTCCAGCTACGCCGCCGACTTCCAGGTAACGCGCGGTTCAGCGCCCGTCCCCAGTGTCCCAAGCAAAGATAGCCCCgctcgaccctaacaaccgtagtacgtcacggcggccattttagtaggcagaaacgtgcagaatcatttaaaaagaaaaataacaaagatctgtgaattgatagatgagatatattctccaattcactggatgggtttaagagagagttagatagagctctagggggtagtggaatcaaggggtatggggagaaggcaggcacggggtaatgattgtggatgatcagccatgatcacaatgaatggcggtgcgtacaggctagaagggccgaatgtggggagggtggggagcgtATGTGGcagcggggggtggggaggggagggtatgggggggtggggagggtatgtgggaggggtggggagagggcagggaaaaaaaaaataataacaaacatctgtgaattgatggatgagatatattctccaattcactggatgggtttaagagaaattcagatagagctctagggtctggtggaatcaagggatatggggagaaggcaggcacgggttactgattgtggatgatcagccatgatcacagtgaatggtggtgcgtacaggctagaagggccgaatgtggggaggggagggtattggggggtggggaggggagggtggggaggggtggggagagggcaggggttgtggggagtgggtgtgtgtgggtgggttgtTTGAGCTGGTGAacccggaggggggggggtgcccGGGCAgatcccaaagatactagaggaacaagatggaccactcgaccctaaaaaccgtggtacgtcacggcgccattttagtaggcagaaacgtgcagaaacatttaaaaagaaaaataacaaagatctgtgaattgatggatgagatatattctgcattttaatggtatcatcacacacactgttcccccacaacgctGATTACACTGAGAGGCCGAGTGAACGGCGggtttcgcttactaaaatggcggatttttgcttactaaaatggcggacgtcacgctcctttgggtactacacttcagtacaggcaatttcgacggagtggtccatcctgctcctctagtatctttgatcccaAGTGTCCCCAGcgcgcgtaggatagtgttagttaatttagagatacagcgcggaaacaggcccttcggcccaccgggtccgtgccgaccagcgatccccgcgcactaacactaccccacacacacacacacacactggggacaatttacactcacaccaagcccattaacctacacgtctttggagtgtgggaggaaaccggagcacccggagaaaacccacgcaggtcacggggagaacgtacagtggtcaggctcgaacccgggtctctggcgctgtaaggcagcaactccaccgccgtgCCGgacgttagagtgcggggatcgctggtcggcgcggactcggtgggccgaagggcctgtttccgtgctgagggGGGTTTGTGgtcggtggtggggagggggagggggagggggggggatcgaGGCTGCCATTGACACTCTGTCTGACGTCACCCGCAGGATCCCTTCAGCTCGGGGCTGGACTCAAACCGAGGGACGAGGCACCACGGGctggtggagagggtgcagatcgCACGCCTGACCTCCCCCCACCGACGGCAGATATCCTTTCACAGTCGGCCTtcagtgcaggaagggactgcaggcgCTGCCTTAAACCAGAgacagacacaacgtgctgggggGGACTCGGGGGtccggcagcgtctctggagggaaggaatggggtgCGTtgcgaagggtcccgaaccgaaacgtcatccctctcctcacccaccccgccACCTTCAGCCTTCGTACGGACACGCaggcaaacacacgcacacacacactcacactcacacacgcacatattctcacacacactcacttacacacactctctctctcacacatactcacatactctcacacacatactctcacacacatactcactctctctcacacacacacacactcacatactcacacactcactctctcttacacactcactctctcacacacactctcacacacatactcgccctctcacacacacacacactcacacacacatactctctcacacacactcacacactcactcacactctctctcttacacacacacacacacactctcacactcacacactcacttactctcactctctcacacacacacacgctcacacacacactcacacactcactctctcttacatacacacactctcacacacacatactctcacacacacacacacactcacacacatactcacactctcacacacacacacacacacatactcacacactcacacacactcacttactctcactcacacacatacgcgcacactctctcacacacacacacatactcacacacacacgctcacacacacacactcacatactcatactctctcacacacacagggtcacacacacacacacacacattcatactttcactcacacacattcacactcacacttGCACACTCACACAATCACTCATTCACTTGCTCATTCACTcactcgcactcacacacacacacacacacacacacacagggtcacacacacagaaacatgctgggagacacacatgcgcacacacacgcacgcggtcacatgcattcacacacggacacacacgcacTGAAACACACAGGAACAATCACAGAgggagacatacacacacacaggaagACACACAgtcgcaagcacacacacacacacacacatggatgcACGCATGCATACAGACCCCTTGTGTTTGACGAGTCGTGccgactcccctctccccaagcCGCTCTCCCGTCTCCCCACGCCCCTGATCCTGACTCACCCGGGCGGTGTCATGTGTCTGTGCTTTCCTCCCCCCCGCTCCGGGTTTCTGCTGCTCCCAACGCTGGGAGCTGATCTCCGTGAGTTCCTTGACTTGTGGCCCCCACGTGGACAGCTCACCGTACAGCTCTgcctacctcccactcccccctgacAGCAGCTGGAGAAGGTAAaggcacccacacccaccccaccctcaccccatcctTAACCATGCCCAGCAACACGGGCACGtcatctctctgctctctctctctgtgtctccgtctctctgtctctctctctccccgtctctctctccccccgtctcactctctccccgtctctctctctccccgtctctctctctccccgtctctctctctctccccgtctctctctctctccccgtctctctctccctctctctctctccgtctctctctctccgtctctctctctccgtctctctctctccgtctctctctctccgtctctctctccccgtctctctctctccctctctctctccccgtctctctctccccgtctctctctccccgtctctctctctctctctctctctctctccccgtctctctctccccgtcactctctctccgtctctctctctccgtctctctccccgtctctctctcaccgtctctctctcttgtctctctctcttgtcactctctcttgactctctctccccccccccctctgaccTGCGttgaccctccccccctctctctgcaggAACGCTCTACCCTGGTGCAACTTCCCCGCGGAGAAGGGAAACCGCTTCGGCCTGATGTCGGCCCTCAGCCGGTGAGTTTACTGCCTCCGAACCCCCTGCCCCTGAGCCccgtgccctgccctgcccccgtGCCCTGCAGTCTGAACTGTGCCAGTGCCAGAGCTGGTacacccctacctcccccccatcATTGCCTGTCCCCCCCTccactaaaccccctccctccatccctctccaccgtccctcattcccctctccctcattcccctctccctcattcccctctccctccatttctccctccctccattcccctctcccgccattcccctctccctccccaaccaCTTCCCTCATCCTGTTCCCCCCTCCACTCAtccactgtcccctcccctcatcccccctctccccatcccccctctccccatcgccctctccctctcctaccccctagTCCTTCgcttccctcccctcttctcctgcCCCCCTGTGGGTCTCTGActgacacactctctcccactgcctctctctgcctccctccctctctctctctctcccccctctctctctctctctgcctctctccgtaCAGGACCAACTCGGACTCTGCGCTGCACACCAGCGTGACCCACCCCAGCGCGGCAGCCCCCTTCCCCAGCGCCGGGCCCACCCCCCTGGGGCAGAGCAAGAAGAGCGGTGAGTATCtgctggggagggaaggggaatgtcccgtcacacacaccccacacacacacacatgcacactcacacagacgcaacctccattaggcggcatccggacctacagcgtccgggcctacagcaggcctcgggcctacagtgtccgtccgggcctacacggtccaggcctacagcagcccccgggcctacaccatccgggcttacagcagcccccgggcctacactgtctgggcctacagcagaccctgggcctacagcgtccgggcctacagcagcccccgggcctacatcgtccgggcctacagcagaccctgggcctacagcgtccgggcctacagcagaccctgggcctacagtgtccgtgcctacagtgtccgggcctacaggtacaatttagcccaatatacggggtaTATTACCCTgtataaaccaatttagcccaatatacgggatgtcctggctaatacgggacagttggcaa of Rhinoraja longicauda isolate Sanriku21f chromosome 44, sRhiLon1.1, whole genome shotgun sequence contains these proteins:
- the LOC144612353 gene encoding CREB-regulated transcription coactivator 2-like, whose product is MASANNPRKFSEKIALHNQKQAEETAAFEEVMMELTNSRLQGQKVQQLRLSQTRGQYYGGSLPNVNAISSYAADFQDPFSSGLDSNRGTRHHGLVERVQIARLTSPHRRQVDSSPYSSAYLPLPPDSSWRRNALPWCNFPAEKGNRFGLMSALSRTNSDSALHTSVTHPSAAAPFPSAGPTPLGQSKKSGLMDGDLDSLGKAFSYSVLPMDNLHDEDKSLSKVLWDTQKVQSGVSRPKSCEVPGIRQVASEGCKQESHLQMRIRLSRSSLARGLEPVCRSLDRVDTDDPEIPECETSGI